From a region of the Corallococcus coralloides DSM 2259 genome:
- a CDS encoding SDR family NAD(P)-dependent oxidoreductase, translating to MRSPVPPAPRGKAFPYAGHRALVTGASSGLGEVFARELAARGMDLILVARSEDRMRALAAELKEAHNIQAEVIALDLGREGAGRELYARCQEKGLRVDLLVNNAGFGTHGAFDAAPFARQHEQVMLNVTSLVDTSHLFLPDMLARGVGGILNVASTASFQPVPYMAIYGATKAFVLSFTEALSEETRERGVRVTALCPGPVKTAFFDVVGTQQAAVGPMATAEEVVLRGLKALDQGRASVVPGWRNWLQANLTRFTPRWLGLRVAAGMMRPPEAVGTATARLAP from the coding sequence GTGCGTTCTCCTGTCCCTCCCGCCCCGCGAGGCAAGGCCTTCCCCTACGCGGGCCACCGCGCGCTCGTGACGGGCGCGTCCTCCGGCCTGGGGGAGGTGTTCGCCCGCGAGCTGGCGGCGCGCGGCATGGACCTCATCCTGGTGGCCCGCTCAGAGGACCGGATGCGCGCGCTGGCGGCGGAGCTGAAGGAGGCCCACAACATCCAGGCGGAGGTCATCGCGCTGGACCTGGGCCGTGAAGGCGCGGGCCGCGAGCTGTACGCGCGCTGCCAGGAGAAGGGCCTGCGGGTGGACCTGCTGGTGAACAACGCGGGCTTCGGCACGCACGGGGCCTTCGACGCGGCGCCGTTCGCGCGGCAGCACGAGCAGGTGATGCTCAACGTCACGTCGCTGGTGGACACCAGCCACCTGTTCCTGCCGGACATGCTCGCGCGCGGCGTGGGAGGCATCCTCAACGTGGCCTCCACCGCGAGCTTCCAGCCGGTGCCGTACATGGCCATCTACGGGGCCACCAAGGCGTTCGTGCTGTCCTTCACGGAGGCGCTGTCGGAGGAGACGCGCGAGCGCGGTGTGCGAGTGACGGCCCTGTGCCCGGGGCCCGTGAAGACGGCGTTCTTCGACGTGGTGGGCACCCAGCAGGCGGCAGTCGGGCCCATGGCGACGGCGGAGGAGGTGGTGCTGCGTGGCCTCAAGGCCCTGGACCAGGGCCGGGCGTCGGTGGTGCCGGGGTGGCGCAACTGGCTGCAGGCCAACCTGACGCGCTTCACGCCGCGCTGGCTGGGCCTGCGCGTGGCGGCCGGGATGATGCGGCCTCCGGAGGCGGTGGGCACGGCCACCGCGCGGCTCGCGCCGTAG
- a CDS encoding FadR/GntR family transcriptional regulator, protein MGMGREGLVAYVEAQIERDIALGRLHPSGQFGSEAKLARRYEVCRGTIREALRRLAARGLVVQHPGRKTRAVPLDESLTLENLGLALHDARSPDARWLLEGYFSLKRQVLVEVLVDCCTRASVVALDQLSATCFKLQDAARWESGALCAQVEFELLRLAARVAERPGHVLLVQSLQRAFLGVADRLQPLMGGESLREWAWYAMRALGERDARALQNELPALLQACDERLLAAFAPASQKRAPPEAPRAQEERPAAPASAPAQVNAMEVRPGVEERGLGCPAPAVESSEALGVDSCLQEHGFHVEQARGTLLSPAAIGLVPCEPGGACAGNSMGATLGNVSGCRTGPGALGSEERLLPMAPTMGSRGFSQVAVHTDGGPLHDGRGPLGRWAARLWRFIAITLGLPAE, encoded by the coding sequence ATGGGGATGGGACGGGAAGGGCTCGTGGCCTATGTGGAGGCGCAAATCGAGCGCGATATCGCGCTGGGACGGCTGCACCCGAGCGGGCAGTTTGGTTCGGAAGCGAAGCTGGCGCGTCGCTATGAGGTATGTCGGGGCACCATCCGTGAGGCGTTGCGGCGGCTGGCGGCGAGGGGCCTGGTGGTGCAGCACCCCGGGCGCAAGACGCGCGCGGTGCCGCTGGATGAGTCGCTGACGCTGGAGAACCTTGGCCTGGCGCTACATGACGCGCGCTCCCCGGACGCCCGGTGGCTCCTGGAGGGCTACTTCAGCCTCAAGCGGCAGGTGCTGGTGGAGGTCCTGGTCGACTGCTGCACGAGGGCTTCCGTGGTGGCTTTGGATCAGCTGTCGGCCACGTGCTTCAAATTGCAGGACGCGGCGCGCTGGGAGTCGGGTGCACTCTGCGCCCAGGTGGAGTTCGAGTTGCTGCGGCTGGCGGCCCGGGTGGCGGAGCGCCCCGGGCATGTGCTCCTCGTTCAATCCCTGCAGCGGGCTTTTCTGGGAGTCGCGGATCGGCTGCAGCCCCTCATGGGCGGAGAGTCGCTGCGCGAGTGGGCCTGGTACGCGATGAGGGCGCTGGGAGAGCGCGACGCGCGAGCGCTCCAGAACGAGCTGCCGGCGTTGCTGCAGGCGTGCGATGAGCGCCTGCTGGCCGCCTTCGCCCCCGCCTCCCAGAAGCGCGCGCCCCCTGAGGCCCCCCGCGCCCAGGAGGAACGCCCGGCTGCTCCTGCGTCAGCTCCCGCGCAGGTGAATGCGATGGAAGTACGCCCCGGCGTGGAGGAGCGTGGCCTTGGCTGTCCGGCCCCGGCCGTCGAGAGCAGTGAGGCGCTCGGAGTTGATTCCTGCCTTCAGGAGCACGGCTTCCATGTGGAGCAGGCCCGCGGGACGCTGCTGTCTCCAGCCGCCATCGGGCTCGTCCCCTGCGAGCCAGGTGGGGCGTGCGCCGGGAATTCGATGGGCGCGACCTTGGGGAACGTGTCCGGCTGTCGGACAGGTCCTGGCGCCCTGGGTTCGGAGGAGCGACTCTTGCCCATGGCTCCGACCATGGGTTCTCGCGGTTTCTCTCAGGTGGCGGTGCACACGGACGGCGGTCCGCTTCACGATGGCCGGGGGCCCCTGGGCCGGTGGGCTGCTCGCCTCTGGCGATTCATTGCCATCACCCTGGGACTGCCTGCTGAGTGA